The genomic interval CCGATCACGTGGAGGTCGAGGCAGGCGACCGAGGCGATCGGGCCCGCGTCGCTCCATCGTGTCCCGGAAAGCTCCTCGGGCAGCCGGATGTTCCGGACCTTGCCGCAGTTCCTGCAATGGAAATGGGCGTGGAGATCCCCGGCCGCCTCGAAGCGGGTGACCCCGTTGTCCCCGTTGCGGACTTCCCGCGCCAACCCCATCTGCCGCAGATAATTCAGGTTCCGGTAGACGGTGCCGAGGCTCACGCTCGGGACCTGCCTGCGGGCCCGCACGAACACTTCCTCCGCGGTGAGATGAACGTTCCCTGTCCTCAGAATCGCAAGGATTACGGTCCGTTGGCGGGTGTTCCGGGTCTTTTTCACGAAACCTCTCCTTTCGGGGACGCTCTCCCCCGATACCGTTCATCGGCAGATCCCGGAAAAATCTTTAGCCGTTCCGGGTAAAATACGCCCATGAGGGCCGTCATCCAGAGGGTGTCGCGCGCATCGGTCTCCGTGGGCGGGGAGATCGTCGGCGGCATCGGCCCGGGAATCCTCGTACTGCTGGGGATCGGGCGGGGAGACCGCGAGGAAGCCGGGCGGTGGATATGTGACAAACTGCTGAAAATACGCATCTTCGAGGACTCGGAAGGCCGGATGAACCGCAATGTCGTCGAGGCGGAGGGCGGAATCCTCATGGTATCCCAGTTCACCCTGTACGGGGACGTGGGGAAAGGGAACCGGCCGGGATTCGACGCCGCCGCGCCTCCCGGGGAGGCCGAAGCGCTCTACGACAAGACGGTGGGTTATCTGAAGAGCGTCTCCCCCGTTTTGGTGGCGACGGGGCGCTTCCGCGCCATGATGGAAGTATCGCTGGTGAACGACGGCCCCGTCACCTTCCTGCTCGAAAAACAATAAGAATGAGATTGACGCCCCGTTCCGGGGCAGGTATGTATTATGAGCCGGGCTCACGACGGCCCGGACCCCAATCCCGGAGGACGAAGATGCGCAAGGCGATCGCGATCGTTGCCCTTGCCCTGCTGTGGGCGGGCATTCCATGCACACCGGCATCCGCGTTCAACCAGCCCCCCCTGAACCTCGGGCTGACGGACATTCTCGACGGGGCGCTGCCGGGCCCCGGCACCTATTTCACCGAATACATCCAGGCGTACCGGGGGAGGACCTTCCGGGGCACGAACGGCGGCGAGATCGCAGGAGGCCCCCGGATGGCCAACGTCCTGGCGATGAACCAGTTCGTCCATGTCTACAACCACAAGGTCCTGGGCGCCCACGTCGGAGTCGACGTCCTGTTGCCCGTCGTGGGGATCGGCGCCTCGGGGACGCTCGGCGCTGCCGGCCCCGACGTGACCGCCAATCCCGCGCCGATCGGCGACCTGGTCGCCGGGCCGTTCCTCCAGTGGTTCGACACGAAGCTCCTCGGCCGCCCGTTCCTGCAGCGGGTCGAGCTCGATATCACCTTCCCCACGGGGCAGTACGACAGCCGGTACCTGATCAACCCGGGCTCCAACATCTGGACGATCGAGCCGTACTACGCCTTCACCTGGTTCATCACCCCGACGTTCTCCACGTCGTGGCGGATCCACTACACCTGGAACTCCGAAAACGAAAACCCCTTCGCCGCCCTCGGCGCGGACGACGTCCAGGCCGGCAGGGCGTTCCACTTCAATTACTCCTTCGAGTGCGAGGTCAGGAAGAACTTCCGCGCGGCGCTTGCGGGCTATTACCTGAAACAGCTCAACGAGGACAAGGTGAACGGGATCTCGGCCGGCGGCTCAAAGGAAGAGGTCTTCGCCTTCGGCCCCGCCGCGCACTGGATCGTTTCGCCGAATTTCTCGATGGGGCTCAAGACCGCCATCGAGACCGGGGTGGAGAACCGCCCGAAGGGGAACCGCACGACGCTGCGGATGACCTACAAGTTCTGAAGCGGGCCCGTCAGTCCCGGGCGTCCGCAACGACCGCGGCTCCCCGGGAAGCCGGGGAGCGCGCGACCAGGTACGCGGCCGCCGCCAGTGCGATCAGCCCCGCGACCTCCGCGGCGGGAGTCAGGACCTCCGCCGACACGTTTTCGTGGATGCCGTAGACGCCGAACGCAACGAAGACGCAGGCGGAGCCCCACTTCACCAACCGTGCAGGGATCCTCTTTCCGAGGAGGATCCCCACCACGATCCCGAAGGCGTCCGCGACGAGCATTGCGCAGGTGGTGCCGAGCCACACCGGCAGCACTGCCTGGTATTTCACCGCCAGCGCCACGGTGGCAAGCTGGGTCTTGTCGCCCATTTCCGCGATGAAGAAGGCGATCGCCACGGTCCAGAATGGGTAGAAGTCGAACTTCCTGTCCTCCCCGTTCAGCTCGTCCCCGCGGATCGTCCAGAGGCCGAACAGGATGAAGGACGCCGCGGCGGCCAGTTGGATGACGTGCAACGGCACGAACCGCGTGAGGTAGTTCCCCACGATCACGGCGAACAGGTGGTTCAGCGCCGTCGCCGCGAACACCCCCCACAGGACGACGGACGCCCGGAACCTCGTGGCGAACGCCATGGCCAGCAGCTGCGTCTTGTCTCCCATTTCGGCCAGCACCACGAATACGAACGACGCTGCGAACGCGGTCATGCCCCCCCCCGTGTCCACGAGACATAAAAAAAGACTTTCGGATCACGGGAACGTGATGCCGAAAGTCTCGCTGGTTGGCGCAGGGCCAACGGCAAGGCCAGGCGCGGTCCGCGCCAGCGTGTTGACCTTGCCAAGTCAGCTACTCCCCTTCAGTCGCCCCATTATACAACGCAAGAGGCCGGAAACGACAGGGAAAAACGGGAGGCGCGCGCTTACCCCGCCACCACCGCCGCCCCGACCTTCCGGCGGTACATGTCGCCGTTGGCCCGGCCGACCATGCCCGCCCGTTCGATCAGCGCCTTCATCTCCGCAGTGACGTCGGTGAAGTAGGTGGGGGAGCCGAGCAGGATCCCGTCGGCGGCGTCCATCTTCTCGATGCATTCGTTGGCCGCGTCCCCCGCGATCGCGCAGCGCCGGTCCCGGCGCTCGAAACACTTCATGCAGGCGGCGCACCCGCGGATTTGCTTCCCGGAAAGCTGGAGCATTCCGGTCCGGATCCCCTCCTTCGAGAGTTCCGCCAGCACGTGCCCGAGGAGGAGCGCCGTGTTCCCGTTTTCCCGCGCGCTTCCGTTGATCGCCACCACGTACATGCCCCGCCCTCCTTTTCTGAATCCTCCCGTCCGCCGGATCGTCATACAGGTGTATCGAGTTGCGGTCCGAGTGGTAATATTACATCCGGTGTCCAGGAGTCGGCCATGTCAACCATGAACCGCCGGGTCGCAACGCTGTTTGCGGCCTGGATGGCTGCGCTCGTCTTCGCCGCCCCGGCCGTTGCGGACCACGCCGCCGACAGCCCCGACAACACCTGGATCGACCGGTACCACGCCTCCATCGAGCACAGGCTTTTCGGCACGTCGCTCTGGTTCGACCGGTTCTTCGTGGACGACGCCATCCAGGAAGAGCTGGATCCCGACTCCTCCCTGCGATGGACGAACGAGTTCCGCTGGGACCAGAAGGACAGCTTCGAATACCGGTTCCGCGTCCGCGCCCGGCTCCGCCTGCCGCGACTGCAGGGAAGGCTGCGGCTGATCATCTCCGGCGAGAACCAGGGAGACCCCACCGGCATCCGGCCGGAGGACCCCGGAAACCCGGGGCTGGACGTGGGCAGCGTGAACCGGAAGGCTTCGACGGAGCTGGCATACGACCTGTACAGATCGGGCAACACGCTCGTCTCCCCCGGCGTCGGCGTGCTGGTCCGGACCCGCCCGAGAGCGTTCGTGCGGACCCGCTTCCTGCACATCCGGGAGCTCGCATATTCCGTCATCGGCCGGCTGGCGGTCATTCCGTTCTGGCAGACCCGGGACGGCTTCGGCGTGTCGAACCTGCTCGAATTCGACCGGCAGCTCGATCTGCTGACGCTGTTGCGCTGGTCCAACTCCGCCACCATCTCGGAGGACACCGTCGGCTGGGAGTGGGGGAGCGAGATCGCCGTCCTGCGCAAGCTCTCCCCCGTCAGCGCGATCACCTTCGCCGCCAACGCTTCCGGGACGACCCGTCCGGTCGCCACGGTGCAGAACTACCGCGTCTACGTCACGTATCGCCGGAACTTCCTCCGGCCCTGGCTGTATTACGAGCTCGAGCCCGACGTGAACTGGCCGAGGGAGGTCGGGGGCGGAAGGGATACCGTCCTGGGAGGAACGGTGCGGCTGGAGGTGAACTTCACCGGGATCGAGAGGCACCGGACGTCGCGCTGATCAGAAGATGCACGCCCCCCGCGACGCCAGCAGGGCGGAGAACTCCTTCGCCGGCACCGGCCTGCTGAAATAGTACCCCTGGGCCAGGCGGCATCCGAAGGACCTCAGGAGATCCCTCTGCACCGCCCGCTCCACTCCCTCGGCGACGACGTCGATGCCCAGGGCTTCGGCCATCGCCAGGATGGCCTTGACGATCGTCTGGTCGCCGGGGTTCCGGTCGAGCTCCCGGATGAACGCCTGGTCGACCTTCAGGAGGCGGATGGGAAGCTTCCGGAGGCAGGCCAGCGACGAGTATCCGGTCCCGAAATCGTCCATCGCCACGCGGATGGAGAAACCGTGGAGCTTCCAGAGCGTCTTCAGCGCGCTCTCCAGGTCCTGGATCGCCGTGCTCTCCGTGATCTCCAGCGCAAGCGTCTCCGGCGCGACCGCCGTCTCCTCCAGGATCCCCCGGATCGCCCCGGCCAGGTCGTACTTCCGGAAGAGGCGGGCCGAGACGTTCACCGATATCTTGAAGGAAGCATGCCCGTTCGTCCTCCATTCCTTCGCCTGGAGGCACGCCGTCCGGATGATCCACTCGCTCAGGGGGACGATGTCTCCCGTCTCCTCCGCGATGGGAAGGAACTGGAGCGGCGTGAGCAGCCCCCGGTCCGGCGACTGCCACCTCACGAGCGCCTCCGCCCCCACGATCCTGCCGGTCGTCAGCTCGACCTCGGGCTGGTAGTGGAGGACGAACTCGTTCCGCTCGCCCGCCGCCCGCAGTCCCTTTTCCATGTTGACCCGCTTCTTCACCGCGGCGCGGATCTCCTCGGAGTAGACCTGGAACGTGTCTCTCCCCTCCGCCTTGGCGCGGAACATGGCGATGTCCGCGTTCCGGACGAGATCATCGGGGGTTTCCCCGTCCTCGGGGAACATGGCGATCCCGAGGCTGGCGGTCACGTTCGTGACCTGCCCGTCGAGGACGAACGGAGCCGCGAAGGCGGCCTTGAGCCGGCGGCACACCTCGACGGCGCCCCGCGGCTCGTTGATGCCCGGGAGGATGACGCAGAACTCGTCTCCCGAGATCCGCGCGACGGTGTCCGTCTCCCGCACTCCCCCGCGGAGCCGGTCCGCGACCGAGACGAGCAGCCGGTCCCCCGCGGCGTGCCCGAGCGTGTCGTTCACTTCCTTGAAGTGATCCAGGTCCAGGAGGATGACCCCCACGATCTCCTTCCGCCGTTTCGCGCCCGCGATCTCGCGCTCCAGTTGTTCCCGGAAGGTGACCCGGTTGGGAAGGCCGGTCAGGGCATCGTGGTACGCCAGCCGGGTCAGCCGCTCCTCCGCCCGCTTGCTGTCGGTGTTGTCCCGGGCGATGAACAGCGCCTCCCCGTCCGGAAGCGCGACGACCCGCGCCTCGAAGTTGCGCGTTTCCGTTCCATCGTCCAGAGCGTATTCGAACCGCTGCACCCTGCCGGTCTCCCGCGCCGCGCCGGCGGTTTCGAGCGTCTTCGCCGCCGCCTCTGCGGGCAGCACATCTTCCAGCCGCCGCCCTGCGAGGTCGTCGTCGGAAGGGGAGCGGTCTTCCCCTTCGCACTCCACCAGGTCCAGGACGCCGCCGTCGGCGTCGATCCGGAAGATCCGGTCGGGGATCGCGCGCAGGAGCGCCCGCGTCTTCTCCTCGCTGCGGGCCAGGTCGAGGAACGCGCGGCTTGCGCGCAGGATGTAGCCGACCCGGTAGCCGAGGATCGTCCAGTTGATCGGCTTCGTGACGAAATCCGTCACGCCGGCTTCGTATGCCTTGTGGATGGAGTCGAAGTCGTGCAGCCCCGTCATCATCACGACCGGGACGCGATCGCCCCCGGGAAGCTTTCGGATCTCCCGGACCGCGGAGAAGCCGTCGGTTCCGGGCATCACGGCGTCCATCAGGACGAGGTCCGGCCGGACCCGGGTGCATGCGGCGACGCCGGCATCCCCGTCTTCCGCCTCGGCGACCCGATACCCCGCCTTTGCCAGGGCGGCCGCCGCCAGCAGGCGGGTTCCCCCGTCGTCGTCCACCACCAGCACCAGCGGCTCTTTCTCTCCCGGGGTCCTCATTCGCCGCCTCTCGACTCACCGCGCTCGGCGGCAAGCAACTCCTCCAGCTCCCGCCGGACCGCCAGGTACTCCCGCTCCAGCCTTGCGGGCAGGGGATCGTCCGGTGGCGGCGTCTCGCCGGTGTTCGCGACCTCTTCGACCATCCGGCAGACCTCCGCAAGGCCTGACGCGCCCACGTTCGCGCTGCCGGACTTCAGGCTGTGGGCCGCGCTTCGCAGAGAGCCCGGATCCCCCGATTTCACGGCGGAGCGGATCCGCTCCACGTGCTTCAGCGAATCGGACAGGTAGAGGTTCAGCACCTTCACAAGGAGCCCCCTGCTTTCGGGACCTTCCAGCATCCGGATCCCGTCCAGCACCGCCCGGTCGACCGCGCCGGTTCCCGCCTTGTCCATCTTCCCCGTCTCCTTCGATGTCAAGATCCGGACCGCTCCCCTCCCCCGCCGGGGCGCGCGGACAAGCTCCCGCATGGAGGTTCTTATCGGATGGATTCCCGGAAGATTAAGGAAAAAAACCGCGTTCTGAGATAGAGGAAGGAGATCCGCGGCGCCTCGCCTTACCGGCCGAGGCGCCGATATCGTTTATCGATTGAGTATTTTCTCAATTATGTCCGTGCCCCGGCGGACCTCCCTCGCGGAGGCGCCCTCAGGACGCGGTGTCTTCGAGGAACGCGGCGTCCCAGTCCTTCCACACGGCCTCGTATCCCTTGGAGCGGATGACGCGGCTGATCTCTTCCGGAGAGCGGTCGTCGTCGATGTTGAACTGGCCCGTCCCCTCGTCCTTGTGGGAATAGCCGCCGGGGGCGGTAGAGGATCCCGCGCTCATCTGGGTGACGCCCAGAGGGATGAGGTTGTCGCGGAACCGGGCGCTTTCCCGGGTGGAGAGGGTGAGGCCGCAGTCGGGCAGCAGCAGCCGCATGGCGCAGATCCCCTGGACCATCTGCTTGTCGGTGACCTGGTAGAGCGGGGCGAAGCCGCCCTCCGCCGGCCGGATGCGCGGGAAGGAGACCGAGACCAGGGAACGCCAGTGGCGGTGCGCCAGGTAGAGGGCGTGCAGCCCGGTGAAGAAGGTCTCGACGTAGAAGTTCCCAAGCCCCAGCAGGGCGCCGATCCCGATCCGGCGGATGCCCGCCTCGCCGCCGCGCTCCGGGGTTCCCAGCCGCCACAGGAAATCGCGCTTCTTCCCGAAGAGATGCAACTCCTTGTAGAGATCCGGGTCGTAGGTCTCCTGGTAGATCGTGAGGCCGTCCACGCCGGCCGCGACCATTTCCCGGTAGCCGGCGACGTCCATGGGATAGACCTCGATGCTGATCGAGCTGAACAGCGGGCGGATCTTCCGGATGGCGGCCGCCAGCTCCTCGTTCCGCACGGCGTTCGGCGCCTCCCCGGTCAGCACCAGGACGTGCCGGAACTCCTGCCGGTGAAGGGCGAGCGCATCCTGCTCGATCTCCTCCATGGTGAGCGTCTTCCGATGGACGGGATTGTTCGCGTTGAACCCGCAGTAGACGCAACCGTTGGTGCACTCGTTCGAGATGTAAAGGGGGACGTACATCTGGATGTTGTTGCCGAAGCGCTGCCGCGTGATCCGGTGGGAGCGCGCGGCCATCGGCTCCAGGTAGTCCTCCGCCGCCGGGGAGATCAGCGCCTGGAAATCCTCGATGCCCGGCCGCTCGGCCTGGAGCGCCCGTTCGACGTCCTGGGCCTTCATGCCCATGATCCGGTCGAGCACCCGCCGGTGGTCGTGCTTTTGGAACTCGTCGAAGAAGGTCATTTCACTTCCCTCAGGAAGCCGGTCAGCGGGCTGGACGCCTCAGCGAACTTCCGCGGCTTGCCCAGGCCGGCGAGAAACGCCTCGCGTCCCGCCTCGACGCCCTTTTTGAACGCCGCGGCCATCATCCCCGGATTGGGGGATACGGCCAGGGCAGTGTTGACCAGCACCGCGTCCGCGCCCATTTCCATGGCCTCGGCCGCATGGGAGGGAGCCCCCAGGCCGGCGTCGACGACCACGGG from Thermodesulfobacteriota bacterium carries:
- a CDS encoding transcriptional repressor, which gives rise to MKKTRNTRQRTVILAILRTGNVHLTAEEVFVRARRQVPSVSLGTVYRNLNYLRQMGLAREVRNGDNGVTRFEAAGDLHAHFHCRNCGKVRNIRLPEELSGTRWSDAGPIASVACLDLHVIGDCSDCGPAAG
- a CDS encoding flavodoxin family protein, yielding MYVVAINGSARENGNTALLLGHVLAELSKEGIRTGMLQLSGKQIRGCAACMKCFERRDRRCAIAGDAANECIEKMDAADGILLGSPTYFTDVTAEMKALIERAGMVGRANGDMYRRKVGAAVVAG
- a CDS encoding Hpt domain-containing protein gives rise to the protein MTSKETGKMDKAGTGAVDRAVLDGIRMLEGPESRGLLVKVLNLYLSDSLKHVERIRSAVKSGDPGSLRSAAHSLKSGSANVGASGLAEVCRMVEEVANTGETPPPDDPLPARLEREYLAVRRELEELLAAERGESRGGE
- the thiH gene encoding 2-iminoacetate synthase ThiH → MTFFDEFQKHDHRRVLDRIMGMKAQDVERALQAERPGIEDFQALISPAAEDYLEPMAARSHRITRQRFGNNIQMYVPLYISNECTNGCVYCGFNANNPVHRKTLTMEEIEQDALALHRQEFRHVLVLTGEAPNAVRNEELAAAIRKIRPLFSSISIEVYPMDVAGYREMVAAGVDGLTIYQETYDPDLYKELHLFGKKRDFLWRLGTPERGGEAGIRRIGIGALLGLGNFYVETFFTGLHALYLAHRHWRSLVSVSFPRIRPAEGGFAPLYQVTDKQMVQGICAMRLLLPDCGLTLSTRESARFRDNLIPLGVTQMSAGSSTAPGGYSHKDEGTGQFNIDDDRSPEEISRVIRSKGYEAVWKDWDAAFLEDTAS
- the dtd gene encoding D-aminoacyl-tRNA deacylase, with the translated sequence MRAVIQRVSRASVSVGGEIVGGIGPGILVLLGIGRGDREEAGRWICDKLLKIRIFEDSEGRMNRNVVEAEGGILMVSQFTLYGDVGKGNRPGFDAAAPPGEAEALYDKTVGYLKSVSPVLVATGRFRAMMEVSLVNDGPVTFLLEKQ
- a CDS encoding EAL domain-containing protein — protein: MRTPGEKEPLVLVVDDDGGTRLLAAAALAKAGYRVAEAEDGDAGVAACTRVRPDLVLMDAVMPGTDGFSAVREIRKLPGGDRVPVVMMTGLHDFDSIHKAYEAGVTDFVTKPINWTILGYRVGYILRASRAFLDLARSEEKTRALLRAIPDRIFRIDADGGVLDLVECEGEDRSPSDDDLAGRRLEDVLPAEAAAKTLETAGAARETGRVQRFEYALDDGTETRNFEARVVALPDGEALFIARDNTDSKRAEERLTRLAYHDALTGLPNRVTFREQLEREIAGAKRRKEIVGVILLDLDHFKEVNDTLGHAAGDRLLVSVADRLRGGVRETDTVARISGDEFCVILPGINEPRGAVEVCRRLKAAFAAPFVLDGQVTNVTASLGIAMFPEDGETPDDLVRNADIAMFRAKAEGRDTFQVYSEEIRAAVKKRVNMEKGLRAAGERNEFVLHYQPEVELTTGRIVGAEALVRWQSPDRGLLTPLQFLPIAEETGDIVPLSEWIIRTACLQAKEWRTNGHASFKISVNVSARLFRKYDLAGAIRGILEETAVAPETLALEITESTAIQDLESALKTLWKLHGFSIRVAMDDFGTGYSSLACLRKLPIRLLKVDQAFIRELDRNPGDQTIVKAILAMAEALGIDVVAEGVERAVQRDLLRSFGCRLAQGYYFSRPVPAKEFSALLASRGACIF
- a CDS encoding transporter, with the protein product MRKAIAIVALALLWAGIPCTPASAFNQPPLNLGLTDILDGALPGPGTYFTEYIQAYRGRTFRGTNGGEIAGGPRMANVLAMNQFVHVYNHKVLGAHVGVDVLLPVVGIGASGTLGAAGPDVTANPAPIGDLVAGPFLQWFDTKLLGRPFLQRVELDITFPTGQYDSRYLINPGSNIWTIEPYYAFTWFITPTFSTSWRIHYTWNSENENPFAALGADDVQAGRAFHFNYSFECEVRKNFRAALAGYYLKQLNEDKVNGISAGGSKEEVFAFGPAAHWIVSPNFSMGLKTAIETGVENRPKGNRTTLRMTYKF
- a CDS encoding TMEM165/GDT1 family protein, with translation MTAFAASFVFVVLAEMGDKTQLLAMAFATRFRASVVLWGVFAATALNHLFAVIVGNYLTRFVPLHVIQLAAAASFILFGLWTIRGDELNGEDRKFDFYPFWTVAIAFFIAEMGDKTQLATVALAVKYQAVLPVWLGTTCAMLVADAFGIVVGILLGKRIPARLVKWGSACVFVAFGVYGIHENVSAEVLTPAAEVAGLIALAAAAYLVARSPASRGAAVVADARD